In one window of Nocardioides panacisoli DNA:
- a CDS encoding ABC transporter ATP-binding protein encodes MTTSLTAENLVLGYDRHDVVHDLTLAVPTGRVTAIVGANGCGKSTLLRGLSRLLRPRAGRVLLGEQELHRMSHAAVARHVGLLPQQPIAPEGITVADLVSRGRYPHQGMFSRWVGEDDAIVADAMTRTGISDLAERRIDELSGGQRQRVWIAMVLAQQPEVLLLDEPTTYLDVAHQVEILDLLREVNGERGTTVVMVLHELNLAARYADHMVVMTNGRIHAEGAPGEVLTEATVRDAFGLDAVVAPDPVTAGPMVVPRCGPPSRVY; translated from the coding sequence ATGACCACCTCACTGACCGCGGAGAACCTCGTGCTCGGCTACGACCGGCACGACGTCGTGCACGACCTGACCCTCGCCGTCCCCACCGGACGCGTGACGGCCATCGTCGGTGCCAACGGCTGCGGCAAGTCCACGCTGCTCCGCGGGCTCTCCCGCCTGCTGCGTCCCCGTGCCGGCCGGGTCCTGCTGGGCGAGCAGGAGCTGCACCGGATGAGCCACGCCGCCGTCGCGCGACACGTGGGCCTGCTGCCGCAGCAGCCGATCGCGCCGGAGGGCATCACCGTCGCCGACCTCGTCTCCCGGGGTCGCTATCCGCACCAGGGCATGTTCAGTCGCTGGGTCGGCGAGGACGACGCGATCGTGGCCGACGCGATGACCCGGACCGGCATCAGTGACCTCGCCGAGCGTCGCATCGACGAGCTCTCCGGCGGGCAGCGCCAGCGCGTGTGGATCGCGATGGTGCTCGCCCAGCAGCCGGAGGTCCTGCTGCTCGACGAGCCGACGACGTACCTCGACGTGGCCCACCAGGTCGAGATCCTGGACCTGCTGCGCGAGGTCAACGGCGAGCGCGGCACGACCGTGGTGATGGTGCTGCACGAACTCAACCTCGCGGCGCGGTACGCCGACCACATGGTCGTGATGACCAACGGACGCATCCACGCCGAGGGCGCGCCGGGGGAGGTGCTGACCGAGGCCACCGTGCGCGATGCCTTCGGCCTGGATGCCGTCGTGGCGCCCGATCCGGTGACCGCGGGGCCGATGGTCGTCCCACGATGCGGCCCACCGTCCCGCGTGTATTAA
- a CDS encoding iron-siderophore ABC transporter substrate-binding protein, translating to MPVSTARTYRRRATRVGTATILSTALLAFAACGSDSGGGDDTAADGGGEFSEVTLEHAFGETTISEEPTSVVTLGWGSSEAAMALGTIPSAIEIQEYGGNEEGVLPWVEEELTAQDADTPTLLPSTNAGDPAYEEILAETPDLILAPYSGITEEQYEKLAKIAPTVAYPEVPWSTPWRDVIRITGEALGKADQAEELVTEIDGDLAEQAEAHPEFEGVSIATLAGDTTQFYTYTPADPRAAFLEDLGFTTAPSVEEFAETGEEGAFFIGFSFEKADQLTSDVLLTYMDSEENQQTLEGSAPYQSMEQVQEGTVAQVVGQSYVSSVSPPNALSLQWGLPHLIEQLEGAVADLS from the coding sequence ATGCCGGTGTCCACTGCCCGCACCTACCGACGCCGTGCCACGCGCGTCGGAACCGCAACCATCCTGAGCACCGCACTGCTGGCCTTCGCCGCCTGCGGCAGCGACTCCGGTGGCGGCGACGACACCGCCGCCGACGGTGGCGGCGAGTTCAGCGAGGTCACCCTCGAGCACGCCTTCGGCGAGACGACCATCAGCGAGGAGCCCACCTCGGTCGTGACCCTGGGCTGGGGATCCTCCGAGGCCGCGATGGCCCTGGGCACCATCCCCAGCGCCATCGAGATCCAGGAGTACGGCGGCAACGAGGAGGGCGTCCTGCCCTGGGTCGAGGAGGAGCTGACCGCCCAGGACGCCGACACCCCGACCCTGCTGCCCTCGACCAACGCCGGCGACCCGGCGTACGAGGAGATCCTCGCCGAGACCCCGGACCTGATCCTCGCGCCGTACTCCGGCATCACCGAGGAGCAGTACGAGAAGCTGGCCAAGATCGCCCCGACCGTCGCCTACCCCGAGGTGCCGTGGTCCACGCCGTGGCGCGACGTCATCCGCATCACCGGCGAGGCGCTGGGCAAGGCCGACCAGGCCGAGGAGCTGGTCACCGAGATCGACGGGGACCTGGCCGAGCAGGCCGAGGCACACCCCGAGTTCGAGGGCGTCAGCATCGCCACGTTGGCCGGCGACACGACGCAGTTCTACACCTACACCCCGGCCGACCCGCGGGCCGCGTTCCTGGAGGACCTCGGCTTCACGACCGCGCCGAGCGTGGAGGAGTTCGCCGAGACCGGTGAGGAGGGTGCGTTCTTCATCGGGTTCTCCTTCGAGAAGGCCGACCAGCTCACCTCCGACGTGCTGCTGACCTACATGGACTCCGAGGAGAACCAGCAGACACTGGAGGGCTCCGCGCCGTACCAGTCCATGGAGCAGGTCCAGGAGGGCACCGTCGCCCAGGTCGTGGGCCAGTCCTACGTCTCCTCGGTCAGCCCGCCGAACGCACTCTCGCTCCAGTGGGGCCTGCCCCACCTGATCGAGCAGCTCGAGGGTGCGGTGGCGGACCTGTCCTGA
- a CDS encoding AIM24 family protein: MIPADWHPDPTGKHELRYWDGNQWTEHVADAGVQATDPLDAPGPDTGAAQEVSYGHDPHGGDPAYAARYGGEQVAEDTATAPVAEDTATAHEATETPVAEAAAAAAPVTAGHQPTASAGGISGDLIDGRYGETTSSAPGPMLQNDKMLRVRLAEPFMARQGAMVAYQGPVTFNYQGGGAGKFLKKAFTGEGLSLMRVEGQGDAFLADTQKRVHILRLANSGISINGDNVLAFSASLDWNIERVKGGSMAAGGLFNTTLRGTGWVAITTEGDPVVLDAGEAPTFADAQALVAWSIELQTSIKSTMTAGSLVGRGSGEAFQVAFNGRGFVIVQPSEGGVPPHTH, from the coding sequence ATGATCCCAGCCGACTGGCACCCGGACCCGACCGGCAAGCACGAGCTGCGCTACTGGGACGGCAACCAGTGGACCGAGCACGTCGCCGACGCAGGCGTCCAGGCGACCGACCCGCTCGACGCCCCCGGCCCGGACACCGGTGCTGCCCAGGAGGTCTCCTACGGGCACGACCCGCACGGCGGCGATCCGGCGTACGCCGCGAGGTACGGCGGGGAGCAGGTGGCCGAGGACACCGCGACCGCTCCGGTCGCCGAGGACACCGCGACCGCGCACGAGGCGACCGAGACGCCGGTGGCCGAGGCGGCTGCTGCGGCCGCGCCGGTCACGGCCGGGCACCAGCCGACGGCGAGTGCGGGCGGCATCTCCGGGGACCTGATCGACGGTCGCTACGGGGAGACGACCAGCTCGGCCCCGGGTCCGATGCTGCAGAACGACAAGATGCTGCGCGTCCGCCTCGCCGAGCCGTTCATGGCGCGCCAGGGCGCGATGGTCGCCTACCAGGGGCCGGTCACGTTCAACTACCAGGGCGGCGGTGCCGGGAAGTTCCTGAAGAAGGCGTTCACCGGTGAGGGCCTGTCGCTGATGCGGGTCGAGGGACAGGGCGACGCGTTCCTGGCCGACACGCAGAAGCGGGTCCACATCCTGCGGCTCGCCAACTCCGGCATCTCGATCAACGGCGACAACGTGCTGGCGTTCTCGGCCTCGCTGGACTGGAACATCGAGCGGGTCAAGGGCGGCAGCATGGCCGCCGGCGGCCTGTTCAACACCACGCTGCGCGGCACCGGGTGGGTGGCCATCACCACCGAGGGCGACCCGGTGGTGCTCGACGCGGGTGAGGCGCCGACCTTCGCCGACGCCCAGGCGCTGGTGGCGTGGTCGATCGAGCTGCAGACCTCGATCAAGTCCACGATGACCGCGGGCTCGCTGGTGGGTCGCGGCTCGGGCGAGGCCTTCCAGGTCGCGTTCAACGGCCGCGGCTTCGTCATCGTGCAGCCGTCCGAGGGCGGCGTACCCCCGCACACCCACTGA
- a CDS encoding isoprenyl transferase encodes MADWKRGLRRVLYPAYEARMVRRLPDNLPQHVGVMLDGNRRWARAVGRDTAHGHRAGAANIEPFLGWCEEIGIEVVTLWLLSTDNVNRSLHELEPLLEIIADVVDSLADAGRWRLHLVGALDLLPAATAERLKLAAARTEEVDGLLVNVAVGYGGRREIADAVRSLLTEHAEKGTTLEELAQLIDVEHIAEHLYTKGQPDPDLVIRTSGEQRLGGFLLWQSAKSEFYFCEAYWPEFRRVDFLRAIRAYAHRERRFGT; translated from the coding sequence GTGGCGGACTGGAAGCGCGGACTGCGGCGGGTGCTCTATCCGGCCTACGAGGCCCGGATGGTGCGTCGGCTGCCCGACAACCTCCCGCAACACGTCGGCGTGATGCTCGACGGCAACCGCCGGTGGGCCCGCGCCGTGGGCCGCGACACCGCCCACGGCCACCGCGCCGGTGCGGCGAACATCGAACCCTTCCTGGGCTGGTGCGAGGAGATCGGCATCGAGGTGGTCACGCTGTGGCTGCTCTCCACCGACAACGTCAACCGGTCCCTCCACGAGCTCGAGCCGCTGCTGGAGATCATCGCCGACGTCGTCGACTCGCTCGCCGACGCGGGGCGCTGGCGACTGCACCTGGTCGGTGCGCTCGACCTCCTCCCGGCCGCGACGGCCGAGCGGCTCAAGCTCGCGGCCGCCCGCACCGAGGAGGTCGACGGACTCCTGGTCAACGTCGCCGTCGGGTACGGCGGCCGGCGCGAGATCGCCGACGCCGTCCGCTCGCTGCTCACCGAGCACGCGGAGAAGGGCACCACCCTGGAGGAGCTGGCCCAGCTCATCGACGTCGAGCACATCGCCGAGCACCTCTACACCAAGGGACAGCCCGACCCGGACCTGGTCATCCGCACCTCCGGCGAGCAGCGCCTCGGCGGGTTCCTGCTGTGGCAGAGCGCGAAGTCGGAGTTCTACTTCTGCGAGGCCTACTGGCCCGAGTTCCGGCGCGTGGACTTCCTCCGCGCCATCCGCGCCTACGCCCACCGCGAACGCCGCTTCGGCACCTGA
- a CDS encoding sensor histidine kinase codes for MDTTIPQRLSGFFALDDDWERRGGVAPRDWVVGGAMFVVAMVMLELVRSVGGLTEVDEPRWVQWLAVASGAALLVLRRRWPLVVALLASAHMFVIGLWMPEVMAQLSLQIVYFVAIFSGVAWARSRRHVAVVVGAIVLFMFAWLAWMFALGTWVDDFRANADLDGERPGPLGPVTAGVLITSLVNLLYFGGAVIGGQVAWRSARQRADLADQAATIAEQSDQLQRHAVVEERLRIARELHDVVAHHVSVIGIQAAAGRRVLGRDEAAVAEALGHVEASSREAVDQMRSLVGTLRDPSRTGGDGPDESRAPEPTLRDVAALIAASNDHGLTVDYDVVADTPEDLERLPAALGNAVHRTVQEALTNVRRHSTADHATVVLRIVRAGRSPYAEVEVTDNGRPRVGSTGSGLGLLGVRERVAAVRGEVEIGPRAVGGFRVRVRLPLTSADAGRDTASRAVQA; via the coding sequence GTGGACACGACGATCCCCCAGCGGCTGAGCGGCTTCTTCGCGCTGGACGACGACTGGGAGCGCCGGGGCGGGGTGGCACCGCGCGACTGGGTCGTCGGTGGTGCGATGTTCGTCGTCGCGATGGTGATGCTCGAGCTCGTCCGCAGCGTCGGGGGCCTGACGGAGGTGGACGAGCCGCGGTGGGTGCAGTGGCTGGCGGTGGCCTCCGGTGCCGCGCTGCTGGTCCTGCGCCGCCGCTGGCCGCTGGTCGTGGCGCTGCTCGCCTCGGCCCACATGTTCGTCATCGGCCTGTGGATGCCGGAGGTGATGGCGCAGCTGTCGTTGCAGATCGTCTACTTCGTCGCGATCTTCTCCGGCGTGGCCTGGGCGCGGAGCCGCCGCCACGTCGCCGTCGTCGTCGGCGCCATCGTGCTGTTCATGTTCGCGTGGCTCGCCTGGATGTTCGCGCTGGGCACCTGGGTCGACGACTTCCGCGCCAACGCCGACCTCGACGGTGAGCGTCCCGGCCCGCTGGGGCCGGTGACGGCCGGTGTCCTCATCACCTCGCTGGTCAACCTGCTCTACTTCGGCGGCGCGGTGATCGGCGGCCAGGTCGCCTGGCGCAGTGCCCGGCAGCGTGCCGACCTGGCCGACCAGGCCGCCACCATCGCCGAGCAGTCCGACCAGCTGCAGCGGCACGCGGTGGTGGAGGAGCGGCTCCGGATCGCCCGCGAGCTGCACGACGTCGTGGCCCACCACGTGTCGGTGATCGGGATCCAGGCGGCGGCCGGCCGCCGTGTCCTCGGCCGCGACGAGGCCGCCGTCGCCGAGGCGCTCGGCCACGTCGAGGCGTCCTCGCGGGAGGCGGTCGACCAGATGCGCAGCCTGGTCGGCACGTTGCGCGACCCGTCCCGCACGGGCGGCGACGGTCCGGACGAGTCGCGCGCACCCGAGCCGACGTTGCGCGACGTCGCCGCGCTGATCGCCGCCAGCAACGACCACGGGCTCACGGTCGACTACGACGTGGTGGCCGACACCCCCGAGGACCTCGAGCGGCTCCCGGCCGCCCTGGGCAACGCCGTGCACCGCACGGTGCAGGAGGCGCTGACCAACGTGCGACGCCACTCGACCGCCGACCACGCCACGGTGGTGCTCCGGATCGTGCGTGCGGGCCGGTCGCCGTACGCCGAGGTCGAGGTCACCGACAACGGCCGCCCGCGGGTCGGCTCGACCGGCTCGGGACTCGGCCTGCTCGGTGTCCGCGAGCGCGTCGCTGCGGTCCGGGGCGAGGTCGAGATCGGGCCCCGCGCCGTCGGTGGGTTCCGGGTCCGGGTGCGGTTGCCGCTGACCTCCGCCGACGCCGGCCGGGACACCGCATCCCGGGCGGTGCAGGCATGA
- a CDS encoding response regulator gives MTRVLLADDQHLVRSGFRLILSVEDDIEVVGEAVDGADAVAQAAAHRPDIVLMDVQMPGTDGIEATRRIVAEGLARVIMLTTFDRDDYLFAALEAGATGFLLKNADPQALVAAVRRAADGHALLAPEVTLRVIERMTAERAAEPPATDALERAGLTEREREVLVLVGEGLSNSEIAARLHLGPATVKTHVSSCLAKLHLRDRVQAVVWAHRHRLVPAAE, from the coding sequence ATGACTCGTGTGCTGCTGGCCGACGACCAGCACCTGGTGCGCTCCGGCTTCCGCCTGATCCTGTCGGTGGAGGACGACATCGAGGTGGTCGGGGAGGCCGTCGACGGCGCCGACGCCGTGGCACAGGCCGCCGCCCACCGTCCCGACATCGTGCTGATGGACGTGCAGATGCCCGGCACCGACGGCATCGAGGCCACCCGCCGCATCGTCGCCGAGGGTCTGGCCCGGGTGATCATGCTGACCACCTTCGACCGCGACGACTACCTCTTCGCCGCGCTCGAGGCCGGCGCCACCGGCTTCCTGCTCAAGAACGCCGACCCCCAGGCCCTCGTCGCCGCCGTACGCCGCGCCGCCGACGGGCACGCACTCCTCGCCCCGGAGGTGACGCTGCGCGTCATCGAGCGGATGACGGCCGAGCGGGCCGCCGAGCCGCCCGCGACCGACGCCCTGGAGCGCGCCGGCCTCACCGAGCGCGAGCGGGAGGTGCTCGTCCTGGTGGGGGAGGGGCTGAGCAACTCCGAGATCGCCGCCCGGCTCCACCTCGGCCCGGCGACGGTCAAGACCCACGTCTCGAGCTGCCTGGCCAAGCTCCACCTGCGCGACCGGGTGCAGGCGGTCGTGTGGGCGCACCGGCACCGGCTCGTCCCCGCGGCGGAGTGA
- a CDS encoding ABC transporter ATP-binding protein, giving the protein MLEVRELTRRFGDLVAVDHVTFDVPAGGLTGFVGGNGAGKTTTMRMVMGVLAPHGGEVRWDGRPLTRADRRRFGYMPEERGLYPKQPILDQLVYLAQLRGMPAAAARTEVQALLDRFGLADRGKEHLEKLSLGNQQRVQIIAALVPRPRALILDEPFSGLDPTAIDAMADLLREQARGGVPVVFSSHQLDLVDRICDRLVVMSGGRVAAAGTGEELRAGAPVRYRVELDRDTGWLRGAEGIHVADVDGPTALIEVLRPGAEQQVLTEATHRGQVRDFSRVVPRLSEIYREVTA; this is encoded by the coding sequence ATGCTCGAGGTACGCGAACTCACCCGACGATTCGGAGACCTGGTCGCCGTCGACCACGTCACCTTCGACGTCCCCGCAGGAGGCCTGACCGGCTTCGTCGGCGGCAACGGCGCCGGCAAGACCACCACCATGCGGATGGTCATGGGCGTGCTCGCGCCGCACGGTGGCGAGGTGCGCTGGGACGGACGCCCCCTGACCCGCGCCGACCGTCGTCGCTTCGGCTACATGCCCGAGGAGCGCGGCCTCTACCCGAAGCAGCCGATCCTGGACCAGCTGGTGTACCTGGCGCAGCTGCGCGGCATGCCGGCAGCGGCCGCGCGCACCGAGGTGCAGGCCCTGCTCGACCGCTTCGGCCTGGCCGACCGCGGCAAGGAGCACCTGGAGAAGCTCTCGCTCGGCAACCAGCAGCGGGTCCAGATCATCGCCGCACTCGTGCCCCGGCCTCGGGCGCTGATCCTCGACGAGCCCTTCTCGGGACTGGACCCGACCGCGATCGACGCAATGGCCGACCTGCTGCGCGAGCAGGCCCGCGGCGGCGTACCCGTCGTCTTCTCCTCCCACCAGCTCGACCTGGTCGACCGCATCTGCGACCGCCTCGTGGTGATGTCCGGCGGCCGGGTCGCGGCGGCCGGCACGGGCGAGGAGCTCCGCGCCGGCGCTCCGGTCCGCTACCGCGTCGAGCTCGACCGCGACACCGGCTGGCTGCGAGGTGCCGAGGGCATCCACGTCGCCGACGTCGACGGCCCGACCGCACTGATCGAGGTGCTCCGGCCCGGCGCCGAGCAGCAGGTGCTGACCGAGGCGACCCACCGCGGACAGGTGCGCGACTTCAGCCGCGTCGTCCCGAGACTCAGCGAGATCTATCGAGAGGTCACGGCATGA
- a CDS encoding ABC transporter permease has protein sequence MNHPTDTTDDLHGTEGIAGTAPAEDPAGERGGEGGLWAVVARREIFAKLSDKSFLIGSVVMLGLIIGLIALQVVLESRTTSHEVAVSDPAAVALVESADALAAERDEDVVLEVREVSGDGARDLVADDDVDGWLHRTGDGSWELVTKDVADRSLEQLLAEVVRESAMAANADAAGTSLDELTAGADLATAQVSGDAAESEFRGLLGFAFAFLFYVASIMFGMTIAQSIVEEKQSRIVEMIAAAVPLRQLLAGKVLGNTALAFGQMVLYVAVAMVGLSFTEYADLVPAFSGEVGWFLVFFVVGFLALACLWAVAGALASRIEDLQSTSAPLTILLVVMFLGSAFLDGRWATLASYVPPVSAIVMPQRLVEGTAAWWEPVAALALLVAAAGALVLVGERIYRRALLQTGGKLSLRQAWRLEG, from the coding sequence ATGAACCACCCGACCGACACCACCGACGACCTCCACGGCACCGAGGGCATCGCCGGCACCGCGCCGGCCGAGGACCCCGCTGGCGAGCGCGGTGGCGAGGGCGGCCTCTGGGCCGTGGTCGCCCGGCGCGAGATCTTCGCCAAGCTCAGCGACAAGTCCTTCCTGATCGGCTCGGTGGTGATGCTCGGCCTCATCATCGGGCTCATCGCCCTCCAGGTGGTGCTGGAGAGCCGGACCACCTCCCACGAGGTCGCCGTGAGCGACCCCGCCGCGGTCGCCCTCGTCGAGTCCGCCGACGCCCTCGCCGCGGAGCGCGACGAGGACGTGGTGCTCGAGGTCCGCGAGGTCTCCGGCGACGGTGCGCGGGACCTCGTCGCCGACGACGACGTCGACGGCTGGCTCCACCGCACCGGTGACGGCTCCTGGGAGCTGGTGACCAAGGACGTCGCCGACCGGTCCCTGGAGCAGCTGCTCGCCGAGGTCGTCCGGGAGTCGGCGATGGCCGCCAACGCCGACGCTGCGGGCACCTCGCTGGACGAGCTCACCGCGGGCGCGGACCTCGCCACCGCCCAGGTCTCCGGGGACGCGGCCGAGTCGGAGTTCCGAGGCCTCCTCGGCTTCGCCTTCGCCTTCTTGTTCTACGTCGCCTCGATCATGTTCGGGATGACGATCGCGCAGAGCATCGTGGAGGAGAAGCAGTCGCGCATCGTGGAGATGATCGCGGCCGCCGTGCCGCTGCGCCAGCTCCTCGCGGGCAAGGTCCTGGGCAACACGGCGCTGGCGTTCGGGCAGATGGTGCTCTACGTCGCCGTCGCGATGGTGGGCCTGTCCTTCACCGAGTACGCCGACCTGGTGCCGGCGTTCTCCGGCGAGGTCGGCTGGTTCCTCGTCTTCTTCGTGGTCGGGTTCCTCGCCCTCGCCTGCCTGTGGGCCGTGGCCGGTGCCCTCGCGAGCCGGATCGAGGACCTGCAGTCGACCTCGGCGCCGCTGACCATCCTGCTGGTGGTGATGTTCCTCGGCTCCGCCTTCCTCGACGGTCGCTGGGCCACCCTGGCCTCCTACGTGCCGCCGGTGTCGGCGATCGTCATGCCGCAGCGCCTCGTCGAGGGCACCGCGGCCTGGTGGGAGCCCGTCGCCGCGCTGGCGCTGCTGGTCGCTGCGGCCGGTGCGCTGGTGCTGGTCGGGGAGCGGATCTATCGGCGTGCCCTGCTGCAGACCGGGGGCAAGCTCTCGCTGCGCCAGGCCTGGCGGCTGGAGGGGTGA
- a CDS encoding EamA family transporter — MPTPHRMLAAVVAVCWGLNFIAIDASLDHFPPFFLAALRFAVIAVPTVLLVPRPAVATRWLVGYGLGFGTFQFLFLYWGMTAGMPTGLASLVLQASAPFTVLLGTVLLRTPLTSRAAGGVGLACAGLATVGWQRAAGPADLVPFLLVLAGGLAWAFGNLCTAQARPPNPWHLALWMSVVPPVPLLALALTVEGPARIGSALTTWEAGTTLPAVVGLAYTALVATVLGSGLWSWLMARHPASAVAPFSMLVPVVGMSSAWLLLGERVAPGEFAGAVAVVSGVLIATAHRRPREDSRVAGHPSSRQAWRSESLPPVCSRARR, encoded by the coding sequence GTGCCCACTCCTCACCGCATGCTTGCCGCCGTCGTCGCCGTCTGTTGGGGCCTGAACTTCATCGCCATCGACGCCTCGCTCGACCACTTCCCGCCGTTCTTCCTCGCCGCCCTGCGGTTCGCCGTGATCGCCGTCCCGACCGTGCTCCTGGTGCCCCGACCGGCGGTGGCGACGCGGTGGCTGGTCGGCTACGGGCTGGGGTTCGGGACGTTCCAGTTCCTCTTCCTGTACTGGGGCATGACCGCGGGCATGCCGACCGGCCTGGCCTCCCTGGTCCTGCAGGCCTCCGCGCCGTTCACGGTGCTCCTGGGCACCGTCCTGCTGCGGACACCGCTCACCTCGCGGGCTGCCGGTGGGGTCGGCCTCGCCTGCGCGGGACTCGCGACCGTCGGGTGGCAACGGGCCGCCGGTCCGGCGGACCTGGTCCCCTTCCTGCTCGTGCTCGCGGGCGGGCTCGCCTGGGCGTTCGGCAACCTGTGCACGGCGCAGGCCCGGCCGCCGAACCCGTGGCACCTCGCGCTGTGGATGTCGGTGGTCCCGCCGGTGCCGCTGCTGGCCCTCGCGCTCACCGTCGAGGGACCGGCGCGGATCGGATCGGCGCTGACCACCTGGGAGGCCGGCACCACGCTGCCGGCCGTGGTGGGCCTTGCCTACACCGCACTCGTGGCGACCGTTCTCGGCTCCGGGCTGTGGTCCTGGCTCATGGCGCGTCATCCCGCGTCGGCGGTGGCGCCGTTCTCGATGCTGGTCCCCGTGGTCGGCATGAGCTCGGCGTGGCTCCTGCTCGGCGAGCGTGTGGCACCCGGCGAGTTCGCCGGTGCGGTCGCCGTGGTCAGCGGCGTGCTCATCGCGACTGCCCACCGCCGTCCCCGGGAGGACTCACGCGTCGCCGGTCACCCCTCCAGCCGCCAGGCCTGGCGCAGCGAGAGCTTGCCCCCGGTCTGCAGCAGGGCACGCCGATAG
- a CDS encoding LysR family transcriptional regulator — translation MDVRHLDLLRELADRGSITAVAAATHRTPSAVSQQLKGAERTLGLALVEPVGRGVRLTDAGRVLAAAGRDVAHALARAEARWEEFRGEPVGTVTVAALPSAAAFLLPGVLRELAGLPIELAVTDVDLAESSYPDLVADHDLVVAHTLLRPPGKEAGLVTVELAREPLDIAMAPRHRLAGRTTVRPEDVVEEEWIGVPVGFPFDTVRLAVEEVTGRAVTVRQRIRDNRLVEALVASGDCVAVLPRFTTPSHEGGVALRPLAGIATGRHVYATARPDRAERLVVRRVLDALVRVGGVVGAG, via the coding sequence ATGGACGTGCGTCACCTCGACCTTCTCCGCGAGCTCGCCGACCGTGGCAGCATCACCGCCGTGGCCGCGGCGACCCACCGCACGCCCTCGGCGGTGTCCCAGCAGCTCAAGGGCGCGGAGCGAACGCTCGGCCTCGCCCTGGTCGAGCCGGTGGGGCGCGGCGTACGGCTGACCGACGCCGGGCGCGTGCTCGCCGCGGCGGGCCGGGACGTCGCCCATGCGCTGGCACGTGCGGAGGCACGGTGGGAGGAGTTCCGCGGCGAACCGGTCGGCACCGTCACCGTGGCCGCGCTCCCGAGCGCTGCGGCCTTCCTGCTGCCGGGTGTCCTGCGCGAGCTCGCCGGCCTGCCGATCGAACTGGCGGTGACCGACGTCGACCTCGCCGAGTCGTCCTACCCCGACCTCGTCGCGGACCACGACCTGGTCGTCGCGCACACGCTGCTCCGGCCACCCGGGAAGGAGGCCGGGCTGGTCACCGTCGAGCTGGCCCGCGAGCCCCTCGACATCGCGATGGCGCCCCGCCACCGACTCGCGGGGCGCACGACGGTCCGTCCCGAGGACGTCGTCGAGGAGGAGTGGATCGGGGTGCCGGTCGGGTTCCCCTTCGACACCGTCCGGCTTGCCGTCGAGGAGGTGACCGGTCGTGCCGTGACGGTCCGACAGCGCATCCGGGACAACCGACTGGTCGAGGCACTGGTCGCGTCCGGCGACTGCGTGGCGGTGCTCCCGCGCTTCACCACGCCCTCCCACGAGGGCGGTGTCGCACTGCGGCCGTTGGCCGGCATCGCGACCGGGCGACACGTCTACGCGACGGCGCGCCCCGACCGGGCCGAGCGACTGGTCGTACGTCGGGTGCTCGACGCGCTCGTCCGGGTCGGCGGTGTCGTCGGCGCCGGGTAA